One Lysobacter enzymogenes DNA segment encodes these proteins:
- a CDS encoding SulP family inorganic anion transporter yields MNAPASVAAGGRRADIVAGLAIAGLLLPEAVAYSSLAGLPAQTGVFALFAGLLCYGLIGRSRYAIVSATSSSAAVLAAATLAAAGPDPLARAAIAGFLTLATGACFLAAAAARLGGLSQMIARPVLRGFTFGLACVIVLKQLPALLGVHARASEFLPLLLELPQRWREWQPASFAAGALALLALKFGERFPRIPASLIAIALGMAASSWLAARGVALTGAIALSPQFAAPGSPTNGQWLTCLELALALTLVLYAESYTAIRAYALKHGDPVEANRDLLALGVANVVSGLLHGLPVGAGYSATSANEAAGARSRLAGLVAALTVLMLVGFALAWIERIPQPVLAAIVIHAVSRSLRPATFAPYLRWHRDRLVAFAAVATVLTLGILDGLLAAIAFSLLMLLRRLSRPRLSVLGRLPDSHDFVDTALHPQAAPVPGVLVLRPEQPLFFANAEPILALARQQVETHPDARRLVLSLEISPDLDSTALEALSDFDAWLRARGVALTLARLKDGVRTLLERVQLPGQTASALEYWSVDDAVNAAATPEPHA; encoded by the coding sequence ATGAACGCGCCCGCCTCCGTCGCCGCCGGCGGCCGCCGCGCCGACATCGTCGCCGGGCTCGCCATCGCCGGCCTGCTGCTGCCCGAGGCGGTGGCCTATTCCAGCCTCGCCGGGCTGCCGGCGCAGACCGGCGTGTTCGCTTTGTTTGCCGGCTTGCTGTGCTACGGGCTGATCGGGCGCAGCCGCTACGCCATCGTCTCGGCGACCTCGTCCTCGGCCGCGGTGCTGGCCGCGGCGACCCTGGCCGCGGCCGGCCCGGACCCGCTGGCGCGCGCGGCCATCGCCGGCTTCCTGACCCTGGCCACCGGCGCCTGCTTCCTCGCCGCCGCGGCCGCGCGCCTGGGCGGGCTGTCGCAGATGATCGCGCGGCCGGTGCTACGCGGCTTCACCTTCGGCCTGGCCTGCGTGATCGTGCTCAAGCAGTTGCCGGCGCTGCTCGGCGTGCATGCGCGCGCCTCCGAATTCCTGCCGCTGTTGCTGGAACTGCCGCAGCGCTGGCGCGAATGGCAGCCGGCCAGCTTCGCCGCCGGCGCGCTGGCGCTGCTGGCGTTGAAGTTCGGCGAACGCTTTCCGCGAATCCCGGCGAGCCTGATCGCGATCGCGCTGGGCATGGCCGCATCGTCGTGGCTGGCCGCGCGCGGCGTCGCCCTGACCGGCGCCATCGCGTTGAGCCCGCAGTTCGCCGCGCCGGGCTCGCCCACTAACGGGCAATGGCTGACCTGCCTGGAACTGGCGCTGGCGCTGACCCTGGTGCTGTACGCCGAGTCCTACACCGCGATCCGCGCCTACGCGCTCAAGCACGGCGACCCGGTCGAAGCCAATCGCGACCTGCTGGCGCTGGGCGTGGCCAACGTCGTCTCCGGCCTGCTGCACGGCCTGCCGGTCGGCGCCGGCTATTCGGCGACCTCGGCCAACGAAGCCGCTGGCGCGCGCTCGCGCCTGGCCGGGCTGGTCGCGGCGCTGACGGTGCTGATGTTGGTCGGCTTCGCCCTGGCCTGGATCGAACGCATCCCGCAACCGGTGCTGGCGGCGATCGTGATCCACGCGGTGAGCAGGTCGCTGCGACCGGCGACGTTCGCGCCCTACCTGCGCTGGCACCGCGACCGCCTGGTCGCCTTCGCCGCGGTCGCCACGGTGCTGACGCTGGGCATCCTCGACGGCCTGCTCGCGGCCATCGCCTTCAGCCTGCTGATGCTGCTGCGCCGACTCTCGCGCCCACGCCTGAGCGTGCTCGGACGGCTGCCGGACAGCCACGACTTCGTCGACACCGCCCTGCATCCGCAGGCCGCGCCGGTGCCCGGCGTGCTGGTGCTGCGGCCCGAACAACCGCTGTTCTTCGCCAACGCCGAACCGATCCTGGCGCTGGCGCGGCAACAAGTGGAAACCCACCCCGACGCGCGCCGGCTGGTGCTGAGCCTGGAGATCTCGCCGGACCTCGACAGCACCGCCCTGGAAGCGCTCAGCGACTTCGACGCCTGGCTGCGCGCGCGTGGCGTGGCGCTGACCCTGGCCCGGCTCAAGGACGGCGTGCGCACCCTGCTCGAACGCGTGCAGTTGCCGGGGCAGACGGCATCGGCGCTGGAGTATTGGAGCGTGGACGATGCGGTGAATGCCGCCGCCACGCCGGAGCCGCACGCGTGA
- a CDS encoding RHS repeat-associated core domain-containing protein has translation MTVSASVALGAARSGTRTAAMEVVREPASQGYQIPNPDVSGADRLNNGALDFLESEGFNNIVMVAQTGFGMYTAGAASAATVTAAGGTLGAAATAAAVSAASVLGITAVGIGSFMLGNYLGDKAADAVFGDLLGMKKIATEGDMPARMGDPIAHVNKNLGLLGALVGAALVIAVGVATCGAGLVVMAAAVAVAGVAGGAIAGFASKAGQYGANKGAIMLGSLNVFFEGRPVARVGDPVMCSDHPGPMVLAEGARTVYANNRNIVRIGHRTTCDANVNDGCKTIVETMETAQVFEIKDSRSPYLRWANVITNLLPLPRKGRRGAPEHGPGRPPHAEPATKSGEGSGCSPSQCTKPGEPVDVGSGDFIQEWPVLDLPGTIPLRLERLYRSTAAFAGGFGDKWADTWSQRLELGEQTVTYHTEFGTTLVFHTPDDEVEAMNLRQARYLLFGRRSQALRLYDRQTRLVYSFEAADGRLRRLSDIEDRNGNRIGFLYQDGGLRAIEHSDGYRLDVRQEQGRLRSVRFAGGEFDGLELLRCDYADSGQVGDCASYQFGRLFHEYDRAGRMIHWRDTRATQAWIDYDEFGRAVATRTAGGHYDDRFEYLDAEACTVYRDAEGGVTRYYYNRDGLVERMVDPLGHEWLTEWDEWTHKQSETDPLGRTLRYHYNDFDEVIQVDLPDGRSQRYEYAGDGSLHAAQAEDGGRWEFQYDGRGNLIGAIDPLGRRTGYRIGANGEVLRQDNPDGTQLRYGYDRHLRLDEAVRADGTRLRLRHDAFGRVTEAIDALGHITRYEYAADHAHPRGSLSRAVLDDGSAQEIGYDSELLAVRYRDGEGRQTHRRYGPFDLLEEIAFPAGNAIRLEYDKLTRLTAVVNGVGERYRYEYDALGRLVGETDYSGIVTRYAYNAVGWLVETRRHDGSRVAYENDPRSGRLLAIRRHAADATDADSDDTEIGYDEQGRLTSVRNRDCLVEYERDAHGRVIAERIDGREVRLSYDADTGALAAMAAGPRSLQWQYDLNGALAALGTDGHAPLRIARDALGRDVRWHSEAGFELRQQFNALNLLTGQIAGRAESVPDPRAPASSAPSLPPQVQRGYRYDRAFNPIHIDDRRWGASRYRYDANGQVTGGRFDASRWAPALDEGFDYDGAFNLINRTLSNLPGVERQSLRQDGGRVVRRGRSEYRYDALGRLVEKTEHRDGFRPQHWRYRWDHDSRLVELTTPQGERWRYAYDGLGRRIRKFKSLPGGRIAGAVATHAAGGAPSGPSSSAAATANGAGQRGGDDRHAPQIVGEQYQWSFDQLIEAAPIYADGTVAYDRAVQWDYAPGAVVPMAQLRGGKRWYVVSDHIGTPRELLDETGEVVWSNQPEVWGRQRLWQRNAANDDAVDCPIRFPGQYFDAESGLHYNRHRYYDPDTGQYLSPDPLGLEGGHRPQAYVGNPNGWIDPLGLAACPVRVVNDTKIHGTGQVDRTPGHNQFSEVIANKLAMSGKFTDIYLNRAYNTHTGGGVSRRRPDIMAVDHNGKIHAIEIASRTDMRSNTFWNFLTSRNRTAMSNLPVGQRGDIISIRHPYKATRIKSDLDNWLNGL, from the coding sequence ATGACTGTGTCGGCTTCGGTCGCGCTTGGCGCCGCACGCAGCGGCACCCGCACGGCTGCGATGGAGGTGGTGCGCGAGCCCGCTTCGCAGGGCTACCAGATACCCAACCCCGATGTCAGCGGCGCCGACCGGCTCAACAACGGCGCGCTCGACTTCCTGGAAAGCGAAGGCTTCAACAACATCGTCATGGTCGCGCAGACCGGCTTCGGCATGTACACCGCGGGCGCGGCCAGCGCGGCCACGGTGACCGCGGCCGGCGGCACCCTGGGCGCCGCCGCGACCGCTGCCGCGGTGTCGGCGGCTTCGGTGCTCGGCATCACCGCGGTCGGCATCGGCAGTTTCATGCTCGGCAATTACCTCGGCGACAAGGCCGCGGACGCGGTGTTCGGCGACCTGCTGGGGATGAAGAAGATCGCCACCGAAGGCGACATGCCCGCACGCATGGGCGATCCCATCGCCCACGTCAACAAGAATCTCGGCCTGCTGGGCGCGCTGGTCGGCGCGGCGCTGGTGATCGCGGTCGGCGTGGCGACCTGCGGCGCCGGCCTGGTGGTGATGGCCGCGGCGGTCGCCGTCGCCGGCGTGGCCGGCGGCGCCATCGCTGGTTTCGCGTCCAAGGCCGGGCAGTACGGCGCCAACAAGGGCGCGATCATGCTGGGCTCGCTCAATGTCTTCTTCGAGGGACGTCCGGTGGCGCGGGTGGGCGATCCGGTGATGTGCTCCGACCATCCCGGGCCGATGGTGCTGGCCGAGGGCGCGCGCACCGTTTACGCCAACAACCGCAACATCGTCCGCATCGGCCACCGCACCACCTGCGATGCCAACGTCAACGACGGCTGCAAGACCATCGTGGAGACGATGGAAACCGCGCAGGTGTTCGAGATCAAGGACAGCCGCTCGCCGTATTTGCGTTGGGCCAACGTCATCACCAACTTGCTGCCGCTGCCGCGCAAGGGCCGGCGCGGCGCGCCGGAGCACGGGCCGGGCCGGCCGCCGCACGCCGAACCGGCGACCAAATCCGGCGAGGGCAGCGGTTGTTCGCCCTCGCAATGCACCAAGCCCGGCGAGCCGGTCGACGTGGGCAGCGGCGACTTCATCCAGGAATGGCCGGTGCTGGACCTGCCGGGTACGATCCCGCTGCGACTCGAGCGCCTGTACCGCTCCACCGCCGCGTTCGCCGGCGGCTTCGGCGACAAGTGGGCCGACACCTGGTCGCAGCGGCTGGAGTTGGGCGAGCAGACCGTCACCTACCACACCGAGTTCGGTACCACCCTGGTGTTCCACACGCCCGACGACGAAGTCGAGGCGATGAACCTGCGCCAGGCGCGTTACCTGCTGTTCGGGCGCCGCTCGCAGGCTCTGCGCCTGTACGACCGCCAGACCCGGTTGGTCTACAGCTTCGAAGCGGCCGATGGCCGGCTGCGCCGCCTCAGCGACATCGAGGACCGCAACGGCAACCGTATCGGTTTCCTCTACCAGGACGGCGGACTGCGCGCGATCGAGCACAGCGACGGCTACCGGCTGGACGTGCGCCAGGAACAGGGACGGCTGCGTTCGGTGCGGTTCGCCGGCGGCGAGTTCGACGGCCTGGAACTGCTGCGCTGCGACTACGCCGATTCGGGCCAGGTCGGCGACTGCGCCAGCTACCAATTCGGGCGGCTGTTCCACGAGTACGACCGCGCCGGCCGCATGATCCATTGGCGCGATACCCGCGCCACCCAGGCCTGGATCGACTACGACGAGTTCGGCCGCGCCGTCGCCACCCGCACCGCGGGCGGGCATTACGACGATCGCTTCGAATACCTCGATGCCGAGGCGTGCACGGTCTACCGCGATGCCGAGGGCGGCGTCACCCGCTACTACTACAACCGCGACGGCCTGGTCGAGCGCATGGTCGACCCGCTCGGGCACGAATGGCTGACCGAGTGGGACGAGTGGACCCACAAGCAGTCCGAGACCGATCCGCTGGGACGCACATTGCGTTACCACTACAACGATTTCGACGAAGTGATCCAGGTCGACCTGCCCGACGGACGCAGCCAGCGCTATGAATACGCCGGCGACGGTTCGCTGCATGCGGCGCAGGCCGAGGACGGCGGTCGCTGGGAGTTCCAGTACGATGGGCGCGGCAACCTGATCGGCGCGATCGATCCGCTCGGCCGGCGCACCGGATACCGAATCGGCGCGAACGGCGAAGTGCTGCGCCAGGACAATCCCGACGGCACCCAGCTGCGCTACGGTTACGATCGCCACCTGCGTCTGGACGAGGCGGTACGCGCCGACGGCACCCGGCTGCGTCTGCGCCACGACGCCTTCGGCCGGGTCACCGAGGCCATCGACGCGCTCGGCCACATCACCCGCTACGAATACGCCGCCGACCACGCCCACCCGCGCGGTTCGCTGAGCCGCGCGGTGCTCGACGACGGCAGCGCGCAGGAGATCGGCTACGACAGCGAACTGCTGGCCGTGCGTTACCGCGACGGCGAAGGCCGGCAGACCCACCGCCGCTACGGGCCGTTCGACCTGCTGGAGGAGATCGCCTTCCCCGCAGGCAACGCCATTCGCCTGGAGTACGACAAGCTGACCCGCCTGACCGCTGTGGTCAATGGCGTCGGCGAGCGCTACCGCTACGAGTACGATGCGCTCGGGCGGCTGGTCGGGGAGACCGACTACAGTGGCATCGTCACCCGTTACGCCTACAACGCGGTCGGCTGGCTGGTCGAAACCCGCCGCCACGACGGCTCGCGCGTGGCTTACGAGAACGACCCGCGCAGCGGCCGGTTGTTGGCTATACGCCGGCACGCCGCCGATGCGACCGATGCGGACAGCGACGACACCGAGATCGGCTACGACGAACAGGGGCGGCTGACCAGCGTGCGCAATCGCGACTGCTTGGTCGAATACGAGCGCGACGCGCACGGGCGGGTGATCGCCGAGCGCATCGACGGACGCGAAGTGCGGCTGAGCTACGACGCCGATACCGGCGCGCTGGCGGCGATGGCCGCTGGCCCGCGCAGCCTGCAGTGGCAATACGACCTCAACGGCGCGCTGGCCGCGCTCGGCACGGACGGGCACGCGCCGTTGCGGATCGCACGCGATGCGCTCGGGCGCGACGTGCGCTGGCATAGCGAAGCCGGCTTCGAACTGCGGCAGCAATTCAACGCGCTGAACCTGCTGACCGGCCAGATCGCCGGTCGCGCCGAGTCGGTTCCCGACCCGCGCGCGCCGGCTTCATCGGCGCCATCGTTGCCGCCCCAGGTGCAACGCGGCTACCGCTACGACCGCGCCTTCAATCCGATACACATCGACGACCGGCGCTGGGGCGCGAGCCGCTATCGCTACGACGCCAACGGCCAGGTGACCGGCGGCCGTTTCGACGCCAGCCGCTGGGCGCCGGCGCTGGACGAGGGTTTCGACTACGACGGCGCGTTCAACCTGATCAACCGCACCCTGTCCAACCTGCCCGGCGTGGAACGGCAGAGCCTGCGCCAGGACGGCGGCCGGGTGGTGCGGCGCGGCCGCAGCGAATACCGCTACGACGCGCTCGGCCGCTTGGTCGAAAAGACCGAACACCGCGACGGCTTCCGACCGCAACATTGGCGTTATCGCTGGGACCACGACAGCCGCCTGGTCGAACTGACCACACCGCAGGGCGAGCGCTGGCGCTACGCCTACGACGGCTTGGGCCGGCGCATCCGCAAGTTCAAGTCGCTGCCGGGCGGCCGTATCGCCGGCGCCGTGGCGACCCATGCAGCAGGTGGCGCACCGAGCGGTCCGTCGTCGTCTGCCGCGGCCACGGCGAACGGCGCAGGCCAACGCGGCGGCGACGACCGCCACGCGCCCCAGATCGTCGGCGAGCAATACCAATGGAGCTTCGACCAGCTGATCGAGGCCGCACCGATCTACGCCGACGGCACCGTCGCCTACGACCGCGCCGTGCAATGGGACTACGCGCCCGGCGCCGTCGTGCCGATGGCCCAGCTCCGCGGCGGCAAACGCTGGTACGTGGTGTCCGACCACATCGGCACCCCGCGCGAACTGCTCGACGAAACCGGCGAAGTCGTCTGGTCCAACCAACCTGAGGTATGGGGCCGGCAGCGGCTATGGCAGCGCAACGCCGCAAACGACGATGCCGTGGACTGCCCGATCCGGTTTCCGGGGCAGTACTTCGATGCGGAGAGCGGGCTGCATTACAACCGGCATCGGTACTACGATCCGGACACGGGGCAGTATTTGAGTCCGGATCCGTTGGGGTTGGAGGGCGGTCACCGCCCGCAGGCTTATGTCGGAAATCCCAATGGCTGGATCGATCCACTCGGTCTGGCGGCCTGTCCGGTACGCGTCGTCAACGATACGAAGATACACGGCACAGGGCAGGTGGATCGCACGCCTGGACATAACCAGTTTTCGGAGGTCATAGCGAACAAGCTGGCGATGTCGGGAAAGTTCACCGATATCTACTTGAACAGGGCGTACAACACCCATACCGGAGGTGGCGTATCCAGAAGGCGGCCGGACATCATGGCCGTCGATCACAATGGCAAGATTCATGCGATAGAGATCGCGTCTAGGACGGATATGAGATCCAATACCTTCTGGAACTTCCTGACATCGCGCAATCGAACTGCGATGTCGAATCTGCCCGTTGGTCAAAGAGGTGACATCATCTCGATCCGACATCCTTACAAGGCAACTCGGATAAAATCCGATCTGGACAATTGGCTGAACGGATTGTGA
- a CDS encoding DcrB-related protein, translating into MAIPASWKDETINLLTTVRGGGSGLSFTISRDSLPWGMGFDSFARKEIDAIASSLKEYEQLAREPMQVDGEEAVLSEFRWSSAQGPIHQCMVLTARGQRALIFTASMQGLLSAEQKQQVLELIGTFRFKQEQAQAEAE; encoded by the coding sequence TTGGCTATTCCCGCCTCGTGGAAGGACGAGACCATCAACCTGCTCACCACCGTGCGCGGCGGCGGCTCGGGACTGAGCTTCACCATCTCCCGCGACAGCCTGCCCTGGGGCATGGGGTTCGACAGCTTCGCCAGGAAAGAGATCGACGCCATCGCGTCGAGCCTGAAGGAGTACGAGCAACTCGCGCGCGAACCGATGCAGGTGGACGGCGAGGAGGCGGTGCTGTCCGAGTTCCGCTGGAGTTCGGCGCAGGGGCCGATCCATCAGTGCATGGTGCTGACCGCGCGCGGCCAGCGCGCATTGATCTTCACCGCGAGCATGCAGGGGCTGTTGTCGGCGGAGCAGAAGCAGCAGGTGCTGGAACTGATCGGGACGTTTCGCTTCAAGCAGGAACAGGCGCAGGCGGAAGCCGAGTAA
- a CDS encoding type VI secretion system Vgr family protein, with protein sequence MIHSDGRTALAKNLDSLVHAEVAPPTDLGGIALQAADAIDPKIGQAVSGAATAAGAVQALARGGAANAVGLAEGALQAGAALSPQIAQAAKFAPLAKSALGALGLVDNAPRGVDGLDDALKAGSAILPADASAPMQNFAPSRADRGGADAGQAGSAALGYDESRRLLRLYSPLGSDKKLLVRSIEGEEALSRVGGYALELASQNPAIDHKDVLSKNLTVAVRQDDGSEHPINGYVSRFGYASADGALSVYTAELVPWLWFLGKRVNSRIYQNLGPAEVLQKVFADYGALADFEFRIYDPPAAETYLTQYNESDLHFVSRVMERYGLFYYFEHRADGHTLIVCDDSTHPQGCPPQQRHAVVPWRAQTLNDSEQAMTRLSSMRELQPSSIALNTYRFKEPGGSQYLELPSIADQGDVPALQVYDGNPAYAYANRDEGEKQAQRRLESYEWQAKRFTAQTDCRAITAGRTLRVAEHPLLGEDAENCSFLVVGRQLSARNNYGRTEDRSEDYRNTLSLIRSKIPYRPVREHAKPVMAGAQTATVVGPSGKEIHTDEFGRIKVQFPWDRYGGNDDSSSCWIRVSQPWAGRGWGTVAIPRVNQEVIVSYLEGDPDRPVILGRLFNAEQLPPRSLPDAADVMGFVSRSTPGGGGFCEMTICDRKGQELINLHSQKDMAITVQDSEAHVVVKGNRQIALNTGDESKNIAQGSLSETIAKKRSTQANTVQVTAKGGAAGPGTQLYEATDQVTHRVGDGSVTMTKTNIVIKFGPSSITLSANGIFIDGPVIHLNKDKG encoded by the coding sequence ATGATCCACAGCGATGGCCGCACTGCGCTGGCGAAGAATCTGGACTCGCTGGTCCACGCCGAAGTCGCGCCGCCAACCGATCTGGGCGGCATCGCCCTGCAGGCCGCCGATGCGATCGATCCGAAGATCGGCCAGGCCGTGTCCGGGGCCGCGACCGCCGCGGGCGCGGTGCAGGCGCTTGCGCGAGGCGGTGCGGCCAATGCGGTCGGATTGGCCGAAGGCGCTTTGCAGGCCGGTGCGGCGCTTTCGCCGCAGATCGCCCAGGCGGCCAAGTTCGCGCCGTTGGCCAAGTCCGCGCTCGGCGCGCTGGGCCTGGTCGACAACGCGCCGCGCGGGGTGGACGGACTGGACGATGCGCTCAAAGCCGGCAGTGCGATTCTGCCGGCCGATGCGTCCGCGCCGATGCAGAACTTCGCGCCCAGCCGCGCCGATCGCGGCGGCGCCGATGCAGGGCAGGCCGGCTCCGCCGCACTCGGCTACGACGAAAGCCGGCGTCTGCTGCGGCTGTACTCGCCGCTGGGCAGCGACAAGAAGCTGCTGGTGCGCTCGATCGAGGGCGAAGAGGCGCTGTCGCGCGTCGGCGGCTACGCGCTGGAACTCGCATCGCAGAACCCGGCCATCGACCACAAGGACGTGCTGAGCAAGAACCTCACCGTGGCGGTGCGTCAGGACGACGGCAGCGAGCATCCGATCAACGGCTATGTCAGCCGTTTCGGCTATGCCAGCGCGGATGGGGCGCTGAGCGTGTACACGGCCGAGCTGGTGCCGTGGCTGTGGTTCCTGGGCAAGCGGGTGAATTCGCGCATCTACCAGAACCTGGGGCCGGCCGAGGTGTTGCAGAAAGTGTTCGCCGATTATGGCGCGCTGGCCGACTTCGAGTTCCGGATCTACGACCCGCCGGCCGCGGAGACCTACCTCACCCAGTACAACGAAAGCGATCTGCATTTCGTCAGCCGGGTGATGGAACGCTACGGCTTGTTCTACTACTTCGAACATCGCGCCGACGGCCATACCCTGATCGTGTGCGACGATTCGACCCACCCGCAGGGGTGTCCGCCGCAGCAGCGTCATGCCGTAGTGCCCTGGCGCGCGCAGACCCTCAACGACAGCGAGCAGGCGATGACCCGGCTGTCGTCGATGCGCGAGCTGCAGCCCAGCTCGATCGCGCTCAATACGTACCGCTTCAAGGAACCTGGCGGCTCGCAGTACCTGGAGTTGCCGTCGATCGCCGACCAGGGCGACGTGCCGGCGCTGCAGGTTTACGACGGCAATCCGGCCTACGCTTACGCCAATCGCGACGAGGGCGAAAAGCAGGCGCAGCGGCGGCTGGAAAGCTACGAATGGCAGGCCAAGCGGTTCACCGCCCAGACCGACTGCCGCGCGATCACTGCCGGGCGCACCCTGCGCGTGGCCGAGCATCCCCTGCTCGGCGAGGACGCCGAGAACTGCAGTTTCCTGGTGGTCGGTCGCCAACTGAGCGCGCGCAACAACTACGGCCGCACCGAGGATCGCTCGGAAGACTACCGCAACACCCTGAGCCTGATCCGCAGCAAGATTCCGTACCGGCCGGTGCGCGAGCACGCCAAGCCGGTCATGGCCGGCGCCCAGACCGCGACGGTGGTCGGTCCGTCCGGCAAGGAAATCCACACCGACGAATTCGGCCGGATCAAGGTGCAGTTCCCGTGGGACCGTTACGGCGGCAACGACGATTCCAGCTCGTGCTGGATCCGCGTCTCGCAGCCCTGGGCCGGTCGCGGCTGGGGCACCGTCGCGATTCCGCGGGTCAACCAGGAGGTGATCGTCAGCTACCTGGAAGGCGATCCGGATCGGCCGGTGATCCTCGGCCGCCTGTTCAACGCCGAGCAGCTACCGCCGCGCAGCCTGCCCGACGCTGCCGACGTGATGGGCTTCGTCAGCCGTTCCACGCCGGGCGGCGGAGGCTTCTGCGAGATGACCATCTGCGACCGCAAAGGCCAGGAGCTGATCAACCTGCATTCGCAGAAGGACATGGCGATCACCGTGCAGGACAGCGAGGCGCACGTGGTGGTCAAGGGCAATCGCCAGATCGCGCTCAACACCGGCGACGAGAGCAAGAACATCGCCCAGGGCAGCCTGTCGGAAACCATCGCCAAGAAGCGCTCGACCCAGGCCAATACCGTACAGGTCACCGCCAAGGGCGGGGCCGCCGGGCCGGGCACCCAGCTGTACGAGGCCACCGACCAGGTCACTCATCGCGTCGGCGACGGCTCGGTCACCATGACCAAGACCAACATCGTGATCAAGTTCGGTCCCTCCAGCATCACCCTGAGCGCGAACGGCATCTTCATCGACGGGCCGGTGATCCACCTCAACAAGGACAAGGGTTGA